A stretch of Arthrobacter sp. NEB 688 DNA encodes these proteins:
- a CDS encoding NADP-dependent oxidoreductase — MRAVTYDHYGDLDVLEVRDDVPDPKVGPGEALVEVRRASVNPVDWKIVSGGLDGMMNGVFPIVPGWDVAGVVRAVGPDTPELAVGDEVLAYARKDWVQAGTFAELASVPVRAVAKKPAGLDWDSAGALPLAGQTAYRTLKRLEVGEGDTVLVHAAAGGVGLLAVQVARELGARVIGTASEGNHDRLRELGVEPVAYGDGLVERVRALAPEGVDAVADFVGGVLDDTLGVLREGGRHASVADPSVLEHGGTWVWVRPDGEELQWLADLAARGGLTVDVAGRYGLDEVRDAFARSQEGHVRGKLVIHVSDD, encoded by the coding sequence ATGCGAGCTGTGACCTACGACCACTACGGCGACCTCGACGTCCTCGAGGTCCGTGACGACGTCCCCGACCCCAAGGTCGGACCCGGCGAGGCCCTCGTCGAGGTGCGCCGCGCCTCGGTGAACCCCGTCGACTGGAAGATCGTGTCCGGCGGCCTCGACGGGATGATGAACGGCGTCTTCCCGATCGTCCCGGGCTGGGACGTCGCGGGCGTCGTCCGCGCCGTCGGCCCCGACACCCCCGAGCTGGCCGTCGGCGACGAGGTGCTGGCCTACGCGCGCAAGGACTGGGTGCAGGCCGGCACGTTCGCCGAGCTGGCCTCCGTGCCCGTGCGGGCCGTCGCGAAGAAGCCGGCCGGCCTCGACTGGGACAGCGCCGGTGCGCTCCCGCTCGCCGGGCAGACCGCCTACCGCACGCTCAAGCGCCTCGAGGTGGGCGAGGGTGACACCGTCCTCGTCCACGCGGCCGCCGGCGGCGTGGGCCTCCTCGCCGTCCAGGTCGCCCGCGAGCTCGGCGCCCGCGTCATCGGCACCGCCTCCGAGGGCAACCACGACCGCCTGCGCGAGCTCGGCGTCGAGCCCGTGGCCTACGGCGACGGCCTCGTCGAGCGGGTCCGCGCCCTGGCGCCCGAGGGCGTCGACGCCGTGGCGGACTTCGTCGGCGGCGTCCTCGACGACACCCTCGGGGTGCTGCGCGAGGGCGGCCGGCACGCCTCGGTCGCCGACCCGTCGGTCCTCGAGCACGGCGGCACCTGGGTCTGGGTGCGCCCGGACGGCGAGGAGCTGCAGTGGCTGGCCGACCTCGCCGCGCGCGGCGGTCTGACCGTCGACGTCGCGGGCCGCTACGGCCTCGACGAGGTGCGCGACGCCTTCGCCCGCAGCCAGGAGGGCCACGTCCGCGGCAAGCTCGTCATCCACGTCTCCGACGACTGA
- a CDS encoding sigma-70 family RNA polymerase sigma factor, translating into MSQIVAVQQESPRDAQRREHDERLESLLAVLHRTGNGPEHDRALADVVTETLPLADSLALRYTGRGIETDDLVQVARAALVAAVRRYRPGAGRGFVAYAVPSVRGELKRHFRDAGWAVRPPRALQELRSELVAAEEALRHRLGRESTAGEVARAIGRSEVDVRDARATGSAFTPDSLDAPLPGGGRVGDLLTGTGDWADDLALSATLRAEVGRCTPREQTIIRMRFVEERTQREIGDTIGVSQMQVSRLLGQLLDRFRVSLEAQPAA; encoded by the coding sequence ATGTCCCAGATCGTCGCTGTCCAGCAGGAGTCGCCCCGAGACGCACAGCGCCGGGAGCACGACGAGCGGCTCGAGTCGCTCCTCGCCGTGCTGCACCGAACCGGCAACGGCCCGGAGCACGACCGGGCCCTCGCCGACGTCGTCACCGAGACGCTGCCCCTCGCGGACTCCCTCGCGCTGCGCTACACCGGCCGCGGCATCGAGACCGACGACCTGGTCCAGGTCGCCCGCGCCGCCCTCGTCGCGGCCGTCCGCCGCTACCGCCCCGGCGCCGGGCGCGGCTTCGTCGCCTACGCCGTCCCCTCGGTGCGCGGCGAGCTCAAGCGGCACTTCCGCGACGCCGGCTGGGCCGTGCGCCCCCCGCGCGCGCTGCAGGAGCTGCGCTCCGAGCTCGTCGCCGCCGAGGAGGCGCTGCGCCACCGGCTCGGCCGCGAGTCGACCGCCGGCGAGGTCGCCCGGGCCATCGGTCGCTCCGAGGTCGACGTGCGCGACGCGCGCGCCACCGGCTCGGCGTTCACGCCCGACTCCCTCGACGCCCCGCTGCCCGGCGGCGGCCGGGTGGGCGACCTGCTGACCGGGACCGGCGACTGGGCCGACGACCTCGCCCTGTCGGCGACCCTGCGCGCGGAGGTCGGCCGGTGCACGCCGCGCGAGCAGACCATCATCCGGATGCGGTTCGTCGAGGAGCGCACGCAGCGCGAGATCGGCGACACGATCGGCGTCAGCCAGATGCAGGTCTCGCGCCTGCTCGGCCAGCTGCTCGACCGCTTCCGGGTCAGCCTCGAGGCGCAGCCCGCGGCCTGA
- a CDS encoding serine hydrolase, whose amino-acid sequence MRVLRRILAVLLVLVVVGAVLGYREYRPLLRTGTGYAAHNACAVELVAGRTDPATDLPPNPLVPYLTGYVDEAGGSATSAVGWLLAKQKAWYTPGFGCTVAAERPGDERRATKVEPEGNPFEGAEVPRADKALSRAMARAFGDDLTQGTKRRLGTRAIVVVKDGDIVAERYADGFTPQTPQLGWSMAKSATNLLVGRYVLERKLDLDEDHLRPEWTDGRASITVDQLMRMTSGLRWDETYSLGTPITEMLYDAPDMARYVASQPLAHAPGTYQQYSSGSTNLVCSWLSSLADVPDRDFPRTELFAPLGLSSAVWETDAAGTPVCSSYLWATPRDWAVLGQLALQDGVWEDERLLPEGWMKRSTTAEPVDRSEEKGYAAGWWVNRQADGSLVTPLLPADAYWMSGHDGQRVYVVPSQRLVVVRMGFSPEVDPADLRVDELVRDVVTAAGS is encoded by the coding sequence ATGCGTGTGCTGCGCCGGATCCTCGCCGTCCTGCTGGTGCTCGTCGTCGTCGGCGCCGTGCTCGGCTACCGCGAGTACCGCCCGCTGCTGCGCACCGGGACCGGCTACGCCGCGCACAACGCCTGCGCCGTCGAGCTCGTCGCCGGGCGCACCGACCCGGCGACCGACCTGCCGCCCAACCCGCTCGTGCCCTACCTCACGGGGTACGTCGACGAGGCCGGCGGCTCCGCGACGTCCGCGGTCGGCTGGCTGCTCGCCAAGCAGAAGGCCTGGTACACGCCGGGGTTCGGCTGCACGGTGGCGGCCGAGCGACCGGGGGACGAGCGTCGCGCGACGAAGGTCGAGCCCGAGGGCAACCCCTTCGAGGGGGCCGAGGTGCCGCGGGCCGACAAGGCGCTGAGCCGGGCGATGGCGCGCGCGTTCGGTGACGACCTGACGCAGGGCACCAAGCGGCGCCTCGGCACCCGGGCCATCGTCGTCGTCAAGGACGGCGACATCGTCGCCGAGCGCTACGCCGACGGGTTCACCCCCCAGACACCGCAGCTCGGCTGGTCGATGGCCAAGAGCGCGACCAACCTCCTCGTCGGCCGCTACGTCCTGGAACGCAAGCTGGACCTCGACGAGGACCACCTGCGGCCCGAGTGGACCGACGGCCGGGCCTCCATCACGGTCGACCAGCTGATGCGGATGACGAGCGGCCTGCGGTGGGACGAGACCTACTCGCTCGGCACCCCCATCACCGAGATGCTCTACGACGCACCGGACATGGCGCGGTACGTCGCGAGCCAGCCCCTCGCGCACGCGCCCGGCACCTACCAGCAGTACTCGAGCGGCTCGACCAACCTCGTCTGCTCGTGGCTGTCCTCGCTCGCCGACGTGCCGGACCGCGACTTCCCGCGGACCGAGCTCTTCGCGCCGCTCGGGCTGTCGTCGGCGGTGTGGGAGACCGACGCCGCCGGGACCCCGGTCTGCAGCTCCTACCTCTGGGCGACGCCGCGGGACTGGGCCGTGCTCGGCCAGCTCGCGCTCCAGGACGGCGTCTGGGAGGACGAGCGCCTGCTGCCCGAGGGGTGGATGAAGCGCTCGACGACCGCCGAGCCCGTCGACCGGAGCGAGGAGAAGGGCTACGCCGCCGGCTGGTGGGTCAACCGGCAGGCCGACGGCTCGCTCGTCACGCCGCTGCTGCCGGCCGACGCCTACTGGATGAGCGGCCACGACGGGCAGCGCGTCTACGTCGTGCCGTCGCAGCGCCTCGTCGTCGTGCGGATGGGGTTCTCGCCGGAGGTCGACCCCGCCGACCTGCGGGTCGACGAGCTCGTCCGCGACGTCGTCACCGCCGCCGGGTCGTGA
- a CDS encoding DUF2510 domain-containing protein has translation MSAPPGWHPQPDGRDRWWDGQQWSDHFRDPVAPTAPAPTPAYGTVPPYTGDPGATGSYTTPAPYGTPGAPEGQWPPPKKGMSGGAKGCLIAAVVVVLLVVAALVAGGIFFARTADRVVEDLRTSIPSSSAFPSGLPGSGEPSEVSVGEGFELGTATVEPGWTLGSLGGIGANVEGMTVTFAGDNAIPVVFSMDFDSGASTTCTASPADGSDTGEVACVPMVDNAPSEGARVTVTPRF, from the coding sequence ATGAGCGCACCCCCCGGATGGCACCCGCAGCCCGACGGCCGCGACCGCTGGTGGGACGGCCAGCAGTGGTCCGACCACTTCCGGGACCCGGTGGCGCCCACCGCTCCTGCCCCGACCCCCGCCTACGGGACGGTGCCGCCGTACACCGGCGACCCCGGGGCCACCGGCTCGTACACGACCCCCGCCCCCTACGGCACCCCCGGCGCGCCCGAGGGCCAGTGGCCGCCGCCGAAGAAGGGCATGAGCGGCGGGGCGAAGGGCTGCCTCATCGCGGCCGTCGTCGTGGTCCTCCTCGTCGTCGCCGCGCTCGTCGCCGGCGGGATCTTCTTCGCCCGCACCGCCGACCGCGTCGTCGAGGACCTCCGCACCTCGATCCCCAGCTCGAGCGCCTTCCCCTCCGGCCTCCCCGGCAGCGGGGAGCCGTCCGAGGTGTCCGTCGGCGAGGGCTTCGAGCTCGGGACGGCCACGGTCGAGCCCGGCTGGACCCTCGGCAGCCTCGGGGGCATCGGGGCGAACGTCGAGGGCATGACCGTCACCTTCGCCGGCGACAACGCCATCCCGGTGGTCTTCTCGATGGACTTCGACAGCGGCGCGTCCACGACGTGCACGGCGAGCCCCGCCGACGGCTCCGACACCGGTGAGGTCGCCTGCGTCCCGATGGTCGACAACGCGCCCAGCGAGGGCGCCCGGGTCACGGTCACGCCGCGGTTCTGA
- a CDS encoding OsmC family protein: protein MDRATLRQLQTPLRERYAADPAAAHTPLHATADFRDEGVTCTVDGFAGPVRAGLHRATGGDGSDACSGDMLLEALLACAGVTLRSVATAMGLALGEVQGVAESSFDARGTLGIDREVPVGIGPVTLTFTVATDADDAALERLASSTERYCVVGASLRDAPTVRVRRA, encoded by the coding sequence ATGGACCGCGCCACCCTCCGCCAGCTGCAGACCCCCCTCCGCGAGCGCTACGCCGCCGACCCCGCCGCGGCGCACACCCCGCTCCACGCGACCGCCGACTTCCGGGACGAGGGGGTCACCTGCACCGTCGACGGGTTCGCCGGGCCGGTGCGCGCCGGCCTGCACCGGGCCACGGGGGGCGACGGCTCCGACGCGTGCAGCGGCGACATGCTCCTCGAGGCGCTCCTGGCCTGCGCCGGGGTGACGCTGCGCAGCGTCGCGACCGCGATGGGCCTGGCGCTCGGCGAGGTGCAGGGCGTCGCGGAGAGCTCCTTCGACGCCCGCGGCACGCTCGGCATCGACCGCGAGGTGCCCGTCGGCATCGGGCCGGTCACGCTGACCTTCACCGTCGCGACGGACGCCGACGACGCCGCGCTCGAGCGCCTGGCCTCCTCGACGGAGCGCTACTGCGTCGTCGGCGCGAGCCTGCGGGACGCGCCGACGGTGCGCGTGCGCCGGGCATAG
- a CDS encoding DUF779 domain-containing protein has protein sequence MSLPATASRVDVTGGAADLLRRLTATHGPLMFHQSGGCCDGSAPMCYPDGELIVGDADVHLGTLDVGLDRPVPVWISRAQFEYWRYTHLTIDVVPGRGAGFSLEAPEGVRFVIRSRMLTADELHDLDDD, from the coding sequence ATGAGCCTCCCGGCGACCGCGAGCCGGGTCGACGTCACGGGTGGGGCGGCGGACCTCCTCCGCCGCCTCACCGCGACCCACGGCCCGCTGATGTTCCACCAGTCCGGCGGGTGCTGCGACGGGTCCGCGCCCATGTGCTACCCCGACGGGGAGCTGATCGTCGGGGACGCCGACGTCCACCTCGGCACGCTCGACGTCGGCCTGGACCGCCCTGTGCCGGTGTGGATCTCGCGGGCGCAGTTCGAGTACTGGCGCTACACCCACCTGACGATCGACGTCGTCCCGGGCCGGGGCGCCGGCTTCTCGCTCGAGGCGCCGGAGGGCGTCCGCTTCGTCATCCGCTCCAGGATGCTCACCGCCGACGAGCTGCACGACCTCGACGACGACTGA
- the adh gene encoding aldehyde dehydrogenase, which translates to MTTYTPPGRDGSSIEVKDRYDNYIGGQWVPPVRGNYFENITPVTGQAFTEIARGTAEDVELALDAAHGAAGAWGRTSAAERSNILLKIADRMEAHLEDLAVVETWDNGKPVRETLAADIPLAIDHFRYFAGAVRAQEGSIGEIDEYTVAYHIHEPLGVVAQIIPWNFPILMAVWKLAPALAAGNCVVLKPAEQTPWSILKLMELVGDLLPDGVLNVVNGFGVEAGKPLASSPRIAKVAFTGETTTGRLIMQYASQNLIPVTLELGGKSPNIFFENVSAQRDSFYDKALEGFALFALNQGEVCTCPSRALIQSSIYDEFLQDAVDRVGKIVQGNPLDTDTMIGAQASNDQLEKILSYIDIGKQEGAKVLIGGARADLGGELSGGYYVQPTVFEGENSMRIFQEEIFGPVVSVTRFEDEADALKLANDTLYGLGAGVWSRDGSQAYRAGREIQAGRVWTNNYHAYPAHAAFGGYKQSGIGRETHKMMLDHYQQTKNLLVSYSPDALGFF; encoded by the coding sequence ATGACGACGTACACCCCGCCGGGCCGCGACGGCAGCAGCATCGAGGTCAAAGACCGCTACGACAACTACATCGGGGGCCAGTGGGTGCCGCCGGTGCGGGGGAACTACTTCGAGAACATCACCCCGGTCACGGGCCAGGCGTTCACCGAGATCGCCCGCGGCACCGCCGAGGACGTCGAGCTCGCCCTCGACGCCGCGCACGGGGCGGCCGGCGCCTGGGGCCGCACGAGCGCCGCCGAGCGCTCCAACATCCTGCTCAAGATCGCCGACCGGATGGAGGCCCACCTCGAGGACCTCGCCGTCGTCGAGACCTGGGACAACGGCAAGCCGGTCCGCGAGACCCTGGCCGCCGACATCCCCCTCGCGATCGACCACTTCCGCTACTTCGCGGGTGCCGTTCGCGCACAGGAGGGTTCGATCGGCGAGATCGACGAGTACACCGTGGCGTACCACATCCACGAGCCGCTCGGCGTGGTCGCGCAGATCATCCCCTGGAACTTCCCGATCCTCATGGCGGTGTGGAAGCTCGCCCCCGCGCTCGCGGCCGGCAACTGCGTCGTCCTCAAGCCGGCCGAGCAGACCCCGTGGTCGATCCTCAAGCTGATGGAGCTCGTCGGCGACCTCCTGCCCGACGGCGTCCTCAACGTCGTCAACGGCTTCGGCGTCGAGGCCGGCAAGCCGCTCGCATCGAGCCCGCGCATCGCCAAGGTGGCCTTCACCGGCGAGACGACGACCGGCCGGCTGATCATGCAGTACGCCAGCCAGAACCTCATCCCGGTCACGCTCGAGCTCGGCGGCAAGAGCCCGAACATCTTCTTCGAGAACGTCTCCGCGCAGCGGGACTCGTTCTACGACAAGGCCCTCGAGGGTTTCGCGCTCTTCGCGCTCAACCAGGGCGAGGTCTGTACCTGCCCGAGCCGCGCGCTCATCCAGTCCTCGATCTACGACGAGTTCCTCCAGGACGCCGTCGACCGCGTCGGGAAGATCGTCCAGGGCAACCCGCTCGACACCGACACGATGATCGGCGCGCAGGCGAGCAACGACCAGCTCGAGAAGATCCTGTCCTACATCGACATCGGCAAGCAGGAGGGCGCGAAGGTCCTCATCGGGGGCGCCCGCGCCGACCTCGGTGGCGAGCTCTCCGGTGGCTACTACGTGCAGCCGACGGTCTTCGAGGGCGAGAACTCGATGCGCATCTTCCAGGAGGAGATCTTCGGGCCGGTCGTGTCCGTCACCCGCTTCGAGGACGAGGCCGACGCGCTGAAGCTCGCCAACGACACCCTCTACGGCCTCGGAGCCGGTGTGTGGAGCCGCGACGGCTCGCAGGCCTACCGGGCCGGCCGCGAGATCCAGGCCGGTCGCGTGTGGACGAACAACTACCACGCCTACCCGGCGCACGCGGCGTTCGGCGGGTACAAGCAGTCCGGCATCGGGCGCGAGACGCACAAGATGATGCTCGACCACTACCAGCAGACGAAGAACCTCCTCGTCAGCTACAGCCCCGACGCCCTCGGCTTCTTCTGA